Proteins encoded by one window of Candidatus Paceibacterota bacterium:
- the gltX gene encoding glutamate--tRNA ligase → MTKVITRFPPSPTGEIHIGNMRTMLFNYLYAKYFNGEIFLRFEDTDKERSKKEYESIVIDGLHALGLNFDHGPFRQSERGAIYKEKLLELIKLGRAYEAEDSLGGSGKAIRFKNPNKIITFDDKVRGHVSIDSSIFGDFVIARNIDNPIYHFAVVVDDMDMGVTHIIRGEDHITSTPRQILLLEALGGNIPVYAHLPLIVGEDKKKLSKRHGATSVSGFLKQGYLPSALVNYLAFLGWNPGGEREIYSLKELTEIFGLDRVGKNPAKFDYNKLNNINYHYMINLSEDEYRTNLFMFLNEEYSKLFNANFTISNTVIQNVIKPRIKKFSEVSDMITNGELDYFFKKPPVNYDLIRFKTDSIEKTKSILEKLKVLIGNISSNDWNTDGLKNNISTLFTEYGVGNVLHPLRVVLSGKKESPDPFTLSYILGKKETLERIDSCLAKPNNL, encoded by the coding sequence ATGACCAAAGTTATTACACGTTTTCCACCTTCCCCAACTGGAGAAATTCATATTGGCAACATGCGAACCATGTTGTTTAATTATTTGTATGCAAAATATTTTAATGGAGAGATTTTCCTTAGGTTTGAGGATACTGATAAAGAAAGGAGTAAAAAGGAATACGAATCTATTGTCATAGATGGGTTACATGCTTTAGGTTTAAATTTTGACCATGGTCCATTCAGGCAATCAGAAAGAGGTGCTATCTATAAAGAAAAATTATTAGAACTCATCAAGCTTGGACGTGCTTATGAAGCTGAAGACTCATTGGGTGGTTCTGGAAAAGCCATTAGGTTCAAGAATCCGAACAAAATTATAACCTTTGATGACAAAGTTCGTGGTCATGTATCTATTGATTCAAGTATTTTTGGTGACTTTGTTATTGCGAGGAATATTGATAATCCAATTTACCATTTTGCTGTTGTTGTGGATGACATGGATATGGGAGTTACCCATATAATTAGGGGGGAAGACCATATTACAAGTACTCCTAGGCAGATACTTCTACTAGAAGCTTTGGGTGGGAACATACCCGTTTATGCTCATTTGCCACTCATTGTTGGCGAAGACAAGAAGAAATTGTCTAAACGACATGGTGCCACCTCTGTCAGCGGTTTTTTAAAGCAAGGTTATTTGCCGTCTGCTTTAGTTAATTATCTTGCATTCTTGGGATGGAACCCTGGGGGCGAACGGGAAATATACTCATTAAAAGAGTTAACTGAGATATTTGGTTTGGATAGAGTGGGCAAAAATCCAGCTAAATTTGATTACAATAAACTCAATAATATAAATTATCATTACATGATTAATTTATCCGAAGACGAATATAGGACAAATCTTTTTATGTTTTTAAATGAAGAATACTCCAAACTTTTTAATGCTAATTTCACTATTTCTAATACAGTAATACAAAATGTAATAAAACCAAGAATAAAAAAGTTTTCGGAAGTGTCGGACATGATCACTAACGGGGAACTAGATTATTTTTTTAAGAAGCCACCAGTAAATTATGATTTGATTCGGTTTAAAACTGATTCTATTGAAAAGACAAAAAGCATTCTTGAAAAGTTAAAGGTATTAATAGGGAACATATCAAGTAATGACTGGAACACGGATGGTTTGAAAAATAATATATCTACGCTTTTTACAGAATACGGTGTTGGAAATGTTCTCCACCCTCTAAGAGTTGTTTTATCGGGGAAAAAAGAATCTCCAGATCCATTCACGTTAAGCTATATTCTGGGCAAAAAAGAGACTTTGGAGCGAATTGATTCCTGTCTTGCTAAGCCAAATAATTTGTAA
- a CDS encoding ATP-binding cassette domain-containing protein encodes MIQVIIEKSGEKISFDIDTNFRTAILGENGIGKTSILESITLKSSKNDWLTVHVPERVKIVFLSQIETNTGLVSGGEHMKKRLEYLFSQKADLYVLDEPTNNLDEKNISWLKKHIVENKLSIIFTSHNINFIDDCAEVIFYLDSKGVEKTKERCSLYLVSRKKKIEREFLMYDIAIKKQEELKDAARKAKQHSEAGEKWKGTDNDKYLRGFNRNSAGKGAATARMLGERAEKISVEKPQHDPIPKALFLDLGFVGNLFNLLSTSLSQKRISLLVNSGDKILITGPNGVGKTTFLDYLVGLLNGLAQKSEDMFNRGGKFSYYYISQNWYENLNDQTVGEYLKNFGLNEAEIYRSISFNHIDKSILNKKFKNVSPGIRIKVLLGALSCKKLDLIIWDEPTNHLDVMTQYVLRDALLKYAGSLILVSHDRLFLDDSSFTRVTL; translated from the coding sequence ATGATACAAGTTATTATAGAAAAAAGCGGAGAGAAGATATCTTTTGATATCGATACTAATTTTCGTACTGCAATTTTAGGAGAAAATGGTATCGGTAAAACAAGTATTCTTGAAAGTATTACACTAAAGTCTTCAAAAAATGATTGGTTAACTGTTCATGTTCCAGAGCGAGTTAAGATAGTTTTTCTTTCCCAAATTGAAACTAATACAGGCCTTGTTTCTGGTGGAGAACATATGAAAAAAAGACTTGAGTATCTTTTTTCCCAAAAAGCAGATCTCTATGTATTAGACGAGCCAACAAATAATCTCGATGAGAAAAATATTTCTTGGCTTAAAAAACATATTGTTGAAAACAAATTATCAATTATATTTACTAGTCATAATATAAATTTTATTGACGATTGTGCAGAAGTAATATTTTACCTAGATTCTAAAGGTGTTGAAAAAACAAAAGAACGATGTTCTTTGTATTTAGTATCGCGTAAAAAAAAGATTGAAAGAGAGTTTTTAATGTATGATATCGCTATTAAAAAACAAGAAGAACTTAAAGATGCTGCCCGAAAAGCAAAACAACACAGCGAGGCTGGAGAAAAATGGAAGGGAACAGATAACGACAAGTATTTAAGAGGATTTAATAGAAATTCTGCTGGTAAAGGAGCGGCCACGGCAAGAATGCTTGGAGAAAGGGCAGAAAAAATAAGCGTTGAAAAACCACAACATGACCCCATTCCGAAAGCCCTGTTTTTGGACTTAGGTTTTGTCGGTAATTTATTTAACTTACTTTCTACATCTTTATCGCAAAAAAGAATTAGTCTTTTAGTAAATAGCGGAGATAAAATTCTTATTACTGGACCAAATGGTGTCGGAAAGACCACCTTTCTCGATTATTTAGTAGGTCTTTTAAATGGTCTAGCGCAAAAAAGTGAAGATATGTTTAATCGTGGCGGTAAATTTTCATATTATTATATTTCACAAAATTGGTATGAAAATTTAAATGACCAGACGGTAGGAGAATACCTAAAAAACTTTGGTTTAAATGAGGCAGAAATCTATAGGTCAATTTCTTTTAATCATATAGACAAGTCTATTTTAAATAAAAAATTTAAGAATGTATCACCAGGGATAAGAATTAAAGTTCTTTTAGGGGCTCTTTCTTGTAAAAAATTAGATTTAATAATTTGGGATGAACCAACAAACCATCTTGATGTTATGACTCAATACGTCTTAAGGGATGCACTTCTAAAATACGCTGGATCTCTTATTCTTGTTTCGCATGATAGATTATTTTTGGACGATAGTTCGTTTACCCGTGTTACGTTGTAA
- a CDS encoding RNHCP domain-containing protein — protein MCSECSFSVEGNGYTNHCPKCLWSKHVDINPGDRESECLGAMEPIGVELKAGDYVITHQCVKCSFVRKNKTTKEDDFRVILSL, from the coding sequence ATCTGCAGTGAATGCAGTTTTTCTGTTGAGGGTAATGGGTACACAAACCATTGCCCCAAGTGCTTATGGAGTAAACACGTGGATATAAATCCAGGTGATCGCGAGTCTGAGTGCTTAGGCGCCATGGAGCCAATAGGAGTGGAACTTAAAGCGGGGGATTATGTGATCACACATCAATGTGTTAAGTGTAGTTTTGTTCGAAAAAACAAAACCACAAAAGAAGATGATTTTAGGGTGATATTAAGCCTATAG
- a CDS encoding class I tRNA ligase family protein, which yields MSKKVILNSQCLPKKNYHCGNAVSHIVSEISYLFFTEFDKKNDFYFVNDSWNLHGLPFETMYVEKFGSNINYEKIKDFAEECINYAKHEKSFFSNIKLGPNIIEHSDTDPEFVRYTTDIFHELIDSKIIIKTGNHYSLDLLSIKNTLNFDGIKIFPSQHRTTIVNDAKMINGLYPITKNRVFSPSINIDNINYVINPIFQSFVYPLYISEKYGFNYPVFLFTSSSGHGMLKWHYLRNIVSFALSQNHPYENLVLHGNILGANNRRMSKHDNNVVKPSDLYKILPDRRFVRHVLIKSISDKDLMLQTDISFSEFNKIKNKLDIIHTNEFNILNPKNLNITLTSIKNDLKNFKIKKAFDCFVDFIRRAQIVQTDSVVDGEFLELIKICNVFYGNKK from the coding sequence ATGTCAAAAAAGGTGATATTAAATAGCCAGTGTCTCCCTAAAAAGAACTACCATTGTGGAAACGCTGTCAGTCATATTGTTTCTGAAATATCTTATCTTTTTTTTACTGAATTTGATAAAAAAAATGATTTTTATTTTGTGAATGATTCTTGGAATTTGCATGGTTTACCATTTGAGACCATGTACGTTGAAAAGTTTGGCTCAAATATAAATTACGAAAAAATAAAAGATTTTGCCGAGGAATGTATTAATTATGCAAAGCACGAAAAATCTTTTTTTAGCAACATTAAGCTTGGTCCAAACATTATTGAGCATTCAGATACTGATCCGGAGTTTGTTAGATATACAACCGATATATTTCATGAATTAATAGATAGTAAAATCATTATTAAGACAGGAAATCATTATTCTCTTGATCTATTATCAATTAAGAACACTTTAAATTTTGATGGAATAAAAATATTTCCAAGTCAACATAGAACAACAATAGTAAACGACGCAAAAATGATAAATGGTTTATATCCGATTACAAAAAATAGAGTTTTTTCGCCAAGTATTAATATAGATAATATTAACTACGTTATAAATCCTATTTTTCAGTCTTTTGTATATCCTTTGTATATAAGCGAAAAGTATGGATTTAATTACCCGGTTTTTTTGTTTACGAGTTCATCTGGACATGGAATGCTTAAGTGGCATTATCTTAGAAATATTGTTTCTTTTGCATTGTCACAAAATCATCCGTATGAAAACCTGGTTTTGCACGGGAATATCCTGGGCGCAAACAATAGAAGAATGAGTAAACATGACAACAATGTTGTTAAGCCGTCGGATTTATATAAAATTCTACCCGATAGAAGATTTGTTAGGCACGTACTAATCAAGTCTATCTCGGACAAAGATTTAATGCTTCAGACTGATATCTCTTTTTCAGAATTTAACAAAATAAAGAATAAATTGGACATAATACACACTAATGAATTTAATATACTAAATCCTAAAAACTTAAATATTACATTGACTAGTATTAAAAACGATTTAAAAAACTTTAAAATAAAAAAAGCTTTTGATTGTTTTGTTGATTTTATTAGAAGAGCCCAG
- a CDS encoding NUDIX domain-containing protein, with product MKIKIKSKKILEKSYGIIVAYKQSSTETKYLIIQSKGTNDWSFPKGHAEKDETSVETALRELKEETGISQISLIPDVSFSDKYRYKANGIWNRKQATFFVGITDNLNVKIQQEEVVNYIWSNYDDAVKILTFENQRKILREAYSKILEIN from the coding sequence ATGAAAATAAAGATAAAATCTAAAAAGATTTTAGAAAAATCATACGGTATAATTGTTGCTTATAAACAAAGCAGTACGGAGACAAAATACCTTATTATTCAAAGCAAAGGTACGAATGATTGGAGTTTTCCAAAAGGACATGCCGAAAAAGATGAAACTTCAGTTGAGACTGCATTAAGAGAACTAAAGGAGGAAACCGGAATCTCGCAAATAAGTCTTATTCCCGATGTGTCATTCTCTGATAAGTACAGATATAAAGCCAATGGTATATGGAATCGAAAACAAGCTACATTCTTTGTTGGTATTACAGATAATCTAAATGTAAAAATACAACAAGAAGAAGTGGTAAATTATATCTGGTCTAATTATGATGATGCGGTAAAAATTCTAACTTTTGAAAATCAACGAAAAATCTTGCGTGAAGCCTATTCTAAAATACTAGAAATCAATTAG